The sequence TCATCGAGAACCAGTCGTTCCTCACCCGAATGAGCGTCCCAGATTCGCACGGTTCGATCGTCCGAAGCCGTAGAGATGCGCTTTCCGTCGGGGCTCCAGTGCACGCCGTTCACGTCGTCGGTGTGGTTCGTCAGTCGCAGGAGGCATTCGCCGTTTGACACATCCCAGATACGAGCGGTGTCGTCGAAGCTGGCGGTGGCCAGGAAGTTCCCGTCCGGGGACCAGGCCACGGAGTTCACGTCGTCCTCATGTCCCCTGAATGCACGGATCTCCCGACCCGTGGAGATTTCGCGGATGTAGGCGATGTAGTCGCATTCTCCGCTCGCGATCTGGAGCCCGTCGGGGGAAAACACGATTCCATTGACCAGGCTCGTGGCGCGAATGCTCCTGAGTTGCTCCGCGGAGTCGGGATCCCAGATGCGGATCGTGGCATCGTAACTACCCGTCGCGATTTGACGGCCCGAAGCATCGCTTGCAGTACAGCTCAACGGAGCGTCATGACCGGGTGAAGCGGAAATTGGCTGACTTCTCATCGGTGGTGTTCCTCGTCCAGGAGCAGGTGCATCAAAGGCCGCGGCCGGTTGCGGAACGACCGGGTGCGCCAAGCGCGGATTCGTCTTCGAGAAAGAGTTGATGGGGAGACAGAGTCGTGCTCGTTTCCGCCTGCAAGTCCCAGATGCGGCATGTTCCGTCACGGCTTCCGCTGATCAAGCGCGTTTCGCTCAACCAATCCACGCTGCTCACCTGCCGGGTATGCCCGCGAAGACACTGCAGGAGTTCGCCACCGGGAAGGGCGTACACGCGGATGGTCGTATCGAAGGAGCAAGTCGCGATCTTGTCGGCGCCAGCGGAGATCGCTGCGTCCCAGATGCTGAGTTCGTGACCGGTGAGCACGCCGAGACAGTTGCCTTCTTCGTCCCAGAGCCGTGTGGTTCGATCGCGAGAAGTGGAAGCCAGGAGTGCGCCATCCCGGGACCAGCTGACCGAGAAGAGCAGATCGCTGTGTCCTCCGAGTTCTCGCATTTCGTCGCGCTCGGGTGAGCGCAGAATGACTCGACAGTCTCTGGAACCCGAAGCGATCCAGCGGCCGCTAGGAGACCAGGCCACCCGATACACCGGATCGGTGTGATCTCCGAAGCGCTGAACGACCCGGCCCGATTCGGATTCCACAATCGATACCGAGCCGTCCTCCAGGCCGACCGAGAAGTATCTGCCGTCGGGGGACCAACTCGCGCTATACGCTCCGCTGGGAAAGCTGAAGTGCTGCTTATGTGAAACTCGTGGCTGGCATTCCCA comes from bacterium and encodes:
- a CDS encoding WD40 repeat domain-containing protein, whose protein sequence is FSIEDWKPIATLSGHEHHANTVDWSPDGSQLVSCAHDRTLRIWDLASKECLRVIEAHEDDIDAAMISPDGQWIASAGHDKELRIWDLKSGSKFCGLGGHSDEIEWVSWSPDGAKLATTSIDAKVRIYDFASQTLERTLPGCNRSVSLVRLQTRRIRDGRDANRIAIVQADRSLSLVDENFRPVERVEEIHEQAVKGAEWSPDGEQLLTASLDGSVSLWECQPRVSHKQHFSFPSGAYSASWSPDGRYFSVGLEDGSVSIVESESGRVVQRFGDHTDPVYRVAWSPSGRWIASGSRDCRVILRSPERDEMRELGGHSDLLFSVSWSRDGALLASTSRDRTTRLWDEEGNCLGVLTGHELSIWDAAISAGADKIATCSFDTTIRVYALPGGELLQCLRGHTRQVSSVDWLSETRLISGSRDGTCRIWDLQAETSTTLSPHQLFLEDESALGAPGRSATGRGL